From the Terriglobales bacterium genome, the window AGCAATTCCTTGAGACTGGTTTGTCGGTAACTGGATTCTCCGGTTGGGGATCCGGCGGTTCGCAGCCTCCGGGTGAATGGATACGCGGCAACTATGAAGTGTCTGATGTCGTCACCTGGGTTCGTGGGAACCATATGATGCACATGGGAGCTACATACGACCCTTATCAAAAGTTCGATTCCAAAACGGGATTTCAGGAAGATCCGGTATTGAAGTTTGACGGCTCGGGCTCGGGCAATGCCCTCGTCGATCTGATGACTGGATATGTAAGTTCGTTCACACAGACCGCAGGCAAAGCGAAGTTTACCCGCGGTCCGCAAATCAGCACGTTCTTCCAGGATACCTGGCGCGTTTCTCAGAGACTCTCTCTTGATCTCGGCCTACGTTGGGAGCCGTTTCTTCCTTACACTGATCCAGTCGAAAATCAGGTGGGTGGTTTCATTCCGGGATTTAAGTCGCAAAGATTCCCGAATGCGCCAGTTGGGCTTGCCTTCGCGGGCGATCCCGGATTCCCCGACGGCGGTGTATTCGCAGACACCAACAACTTTGCGCCGCGTCTCGGATTCTCTTACGCAGCGCGTCAGGGCCAGCATCCCACGACGATTCGTGGCGGATGGGGAATGTTCTACATCATGCCTTTCATGAAGCTATACAACAACTTTGTGCAGAACGCTCCCTTCAGTCCGTCGGTGACTCTGTTCGGCACGAATCTCTTCGATCCCTACACCAGCGCCGGTGTTACCAATCCGTTTCCGCCGTTTGCTCCCGTACACGCCGACGCCAACTCTCAGTTCGTGCTACCCCAGCAATATCAGTATTTCAATACGCACTGGGGACTTGGCCACACCAACGCTTTCAATCTCACGGTCGAGCAGCAGTTAGCCTCTGACCTGGTATTTCGCGCAGCTTACGTGGGAACACAAGGACGTGATCTTCAGTACTTTCAGGAACGGAATCCCGCGATCTACCAAACCGGCGCGACAGTCAGCAATACCAATGCGCGTCGCTCGTTGGCTCCAACTTATGCCTCGTTGATGGAGATGACCAACGATGGCGTCTCCAACTATCACTCCTTGCAGTTAACTCTAGAGAAGCGCTTTAGTTCACGATTCTCTTTGATCTCTAACTACACTTATTCGAAGTCATTGGATAATCAATCGGTAGACAATCAGTTCACGGTGTCTGACCCTGACCCGTTTGATTCACACTTCAATTACGGCCGTTCCGACTTTGACACTCCTCACAACCTTTCCATTTGGGGAATCTACGATCTCCCGACATTGAATGCTGCGCCGTGGCTCGTCCGCGCGGTGGCAGGTGGATGGGAGACCGCTGGTGCATTCGCCTGGCGGAGCGGCACGCCGTTCACGGTCGTCTCTGGACAGGATCGCTCGTTCAGCGGTGTTAACCAGGACCGCGCCGATCTAGTGGGCGATCCGATTCTCTCCGGAGATCGTTCACGCGCAGCCACGATCGCTCAGTATTTCAATACGGCTGCTTTCGCACTCAACGCCATTGGAACGTTTGGAGACTCTCCTCGGAACCTGCTTCGCGGCCCCGGCTTCTTTAATCTCGATTGGTCGGTGCAGAAGTCGTTTGGTGAGACTCGCAAGACATCCATCCGCGCTGACTTCTTCAACGTGTTCAACAACGTCCACCTAAATGCGCCGGGAGCGAACGTGAGCAGCGCATCCACCTTTGGGAAAATTACTTCGGCCGGAGATCCGAGAATTCTTCAACTTGCCTTGAGGTACCAATTCTGAAGATCTTGGAGAAACTCAAAGGCTTCCTTCTGATCGGTGTTCTGCTGGCGTGCCATTTTGCGCACGCCAGCGGCCCGCAATTCTTCGTGAATATGTCCGATCCGCAAATGGGAATGTTCGCGAAAAATCAGGACACGTTGCAGGAGCAGGCAAACCTCAGCTTCGTGGTCGCCAGCATCAACCGCTTGCGGCCTGCTTTCGTGGTGGTGTGCGGCGACCTCGTAAATCGCACTGCCGACGCGGAACAGATCAGCCAGTACAAACGCATCATCGGCGAGGTTGATTCTCATATTCCTGTTTATAACGTGGCAGGGAACCACGATGTCGGAAATCAACCGACGCCGGAAACTCTGGCGCAGTATCGAAAGAGTTTTGGGCGCGACTATTACACCTTCGATTCCGGCGACGTTCGCGGGATCGTGCTCGATTCAAACTTGATCGCCAGCCCGAAGAATGTGCCGCAGGAGTCCCAGCAACAAGAGCAATGGTTAGTTACCGAACTGCAGCGGGCGCGCCGCGAAGGGGTGAAGCACATCTTCATCTTCCAGCACATTCCATATTTTCTGGAGCGAGCCGATGAGCCGGACCAGTACTTCAATATCCCGCTCACGATCCGGCGCCACTACCTCGAACTGTTTCACCAATACGGCGTCGAAGCTATCTTCGCCGGTCACTACCACCGCAACGCGTCGGGAACTGACGGGAACCTAGAGATGATCACCACGGGAGCAGTAGGCGTGCCCATGGGCGGAAGCCAATCTGGATTTCGCCTCGTTCGCATCGGGTCGGCAGTTGAGAGCAATTTTTACGATCTCGGAGCAATTCCCCACACGATCGATCCAGCAGCAAGCCTGCCACCATGCGTAGGTTGCGCTCGATAGTTTCCGACTTCACAGGCTGCGGAGAAAGGCGGCGCGACGAGGCAACGGAACCGGCGCCGATAGGCGCTGGGGCAGCCGCGTGTGTTGCGGCTGTGTTTCTGCGCAATTGCTGGCAGTATCATCGCATTCGGAGTTCGCCTTCCGGCGCCCTCCGACCCCCCGGCTACCGCCGGCGGTTCTGTTTGGCGTTTTTCGCAGCCCGTTCAGCCAGCGGCTCCAGCAGGAGTACCATTTCGACCATGAATCGCCTGCTGCTTGCTTGTGTCATCTGCGCGTCCTTTGCGGCGGTCGCCCAGTCCAAGTCGAAGGATGTTGACCTCACCGTATCCGACGGCACTCATTTGAAAGCGACGTTCTACCCCGCCACTGCAAACGCGAAGTCCGCTCCCGCTGTGATGTTGCTGCATATGTGCAACACCGATCGCACGTCGTGGACGCCGGTAGCCGAGCAACTCGCCGCAACCGGCATCAGCGCACTCACCATCGATAATCGCGGCTTTGGCGAGAGTGGCGGGCCGCGCTTTCAGGATGCCACTCCGGAAGTGCAGCGAGAGGTCCGCGACAAATGGCCCGGTGATTTCGATACCGCGTTCAACTGGCTGCTCTCGCGACCTGGTGTAGACAAGAATCGACTCGGTGCAGGCGGAGGTTCATGCGGCGTGAATAATGTTGTGAAGCTCGCCAGCCGCCACGGAGAGATTCGATCTCTGGTGCTTCTGGCGGGACCGGTCGATCCTGGCGCATTAACTTACCTGCAGCAGAATGCCTGGATCCCACTCTTCACTTCGGCGGCCGCCGATGACGAATACATGAGCGACGCGCCGCAGCTCATGAAGTGGTTCGCTGAACTCAATGGAAATCCTCGAAACAAGTTCGTCGGCTTCAAAGATGGACGCCACGGCACCGAGATCTTTGGACCACATCCTGAACTACCGAAGCAGATCGTCGCGTTCTATGTGGACACCCTGGAAAAGAAGCCCGCGAACGCAAATGCGAAGTTCACGCCCAGGCCAACGGCGGCCTCACAATTCTGGGCAGCAGCCTCCGAACCCGGCGGCGCTGCACGTGCCGCGCAGATCTTTCACGAGACGCGCAAACGCGATCCAAATGCATTCGTTTTTCCAGAACCAATGCTGAACGTGCTTGCCTACGAGCGGCTGCAGGCGGGCGGAGTCCACGTCGCTGGCTTTAATCTGCCCACTCAGAAGCCCGCGTCTCCTTCTGCCCGGGATGTAGCTCAAGCGAAGTCTGATGCGCTCACGCTGTTTAAGCTGAACGCAGAAGCCTATCCAGAATCGGCGAACGCGCAGGACAGCCTCGCCGACGCGTATGTCCTCAACGGCCAAAAAGCGGAAGCGCTCGCAGCGGAGCAGAAATGCCTGGAGCTATTGCCGAACGACAAAAGCAATGATCAATTCAAAGCGCAACTGCGTCAGGCCGCAGAAGAGAAAATCGTGAAGCTGAAAGGCTCGAAGGGAGATTAGTAGGACGCCTTAGTGAGCGGCGGACTGCTTTGCCAATTCCGAACGGAAAGCCTCTTCCTTTTCCGAAACGAAACTTTTATATCCCTCAGGATCGATGAACGGATTCGCCCCGCCGGTCTTCAGCTTCGCGAACTTCTCTTCCATGTTGTAGTAGGCGCCGTGCGCGCCGAGGAAGATATCGCAGGGCAATTGGTTGAGCACGCGGAACATCTTCTCGTAATCCGCGGCAATAGTTGGATACTTCGCGTTATTCACCAGCTTGTATCCCGGATTCACGTTCGGACTTCCGACGATCACCACGTTGTAAGTCTTGCCGCCATCGTTGACCTTCAGCGTCCAGGTGGTGCAGCCCTTCGTGTGTCCTGGCGTGAGATGCGCCGTCAACACAACGCCGCCGAGCGTGACCTGATCGCCATCGTGCAGAATGCGATCGACCTTCGCCGGCGGATACAGCATGCTCGCATTATTCCCATATTGGAAATCGGTCTTGCCGCCTGACTCGACCACCGGCACGTCAGCGTCCATCACCATGTACCGTGCGCCCGTGAGCTTCTTCAAATCCGCACTGCCGGCGTCGTGGTCCCAATGCGCGTGGCTGATGAGCAAAATCTTTACGTCGGAGAAATGAAATCCGAGCTTCTCGACGCTCTCGCGAATCTGCGGCGCAGAGCTGACCAGGTTGCTATTGATGAGGATGTGCCCCTTCGGCGTCGTGATCAGATAAGACGCCAGCCCGCGACTGCCGACGTAATACACGTTGTCGGCGATCTTGAATGCAGGAAAAGGCTCCGTCCACGTGGGGTCGGCCTGAGCCAGCAAACTTGCGGCGAGAAGAAGGGGAAAGGACAACCACGCAACTCGTCGCAACCAACGCGCTGAACACTGAAGCATGGCCGAGCATTATACGCAGCGAGAGAGGTGAACCCACACCGCGGTTCCCGATGTATCCTCATTCGTCACTGATAGGGAGATAGTCATGATGCCTCGCAAGTCAGCGCTTTGCTGTGCACTTTTCGTTGGAGCCCTTGCTGGGAGAATATGGGCCCAGAACACTACGACCAACACGCCGCCAATCATCGACGTTCACGTGCACGCGATGGACGAGTCCTTTCCCGGCGGTCCCATGTGCCCAAATGAGTCGAAGTTCTTGGCCTCGGATCCTGCCACGAAGGAAGGTCCGATCGGATGGAGCCAGGAGGAATGCACGCCCAAGCTATATCCCGCGGCCAAAGGCGAGTACATCAAAGATGTGGTCGCGGAGATGGAACGACTCAACGTAACTGCTGTAGTCTTCGGCGATCCCAAAAGCGTACAGAAGTGGAAGGACGCGGCGCCCGGCCGCGTGATTCCCGGAACCAGCTTCAGTGATCCAATGGCGCCGAGTAAGCGTATCGCGCTCCCCGAATTGCGCAAGGACTTCACTCAGGACGGTTTCAAAGTCATGGGCGAAATCGGACTACAGTACGAAGGTCTGTCGCCGAGCGATCTTTCGGTCGACCAGTATTTCGCGCTGGCCGAGGAACTCGACGTGCCGGTTGCGATCCATATGGGCACCGGCGGATCAGGCCGCGCGAACATCACCTCCCCGAAGTTTCGCGGGTCAATGGGCAATCCACTGCTGCTCGAAGACCTGCTCGCACGCCATCCGAAACTGCGCGTGCAAGTCATGCATGCCGGCTATCCGATGATCGACAATATGCTGACCCTGCTGCAGGCAAACTCACACGTGTACGTCGATGTGGCCGGACTGATCTGGAGCTATCCGCTGAAAGAAGTGAATCGCTACATTCAGCGTCTGGTCGAAGCAGGATTCGAGGACAGGGTGATGTACGGCACCGACCAACTACAGTGGCCAAAGCTGATGGCATATTCGATCAGCATCATCCAGAACGCCGACTACCTCAGTCCCGAACAGAAACGCGACATTCTGTACAACAATGCTGTGCGGTTTCTGAGGCTGGATGTGAAGCCCAAATAAAGCTGCTGCGGGCGAGGTTTTCCCTCCGACAGAGTGGATGAAAGAGGTATGAAGCGAAGCTGCTCGGTAATGTTGGCGTTGCTGCTCTTGTTCGGCGCAAAGAGCGTGATCGCCGCGATACGATTTGAATTGCTCGATCGCAATACGGTGCTTACCCGACTGCGCTCCTGCCCGAAAAATGATGTAGACCGGCAGGCCCAGCTCGCGGCTTACTTTGCTGAGGTTGGCTGTACCGGGCCGGCACTCACTCTCGATGCGGCGCGGCATTCAAAATTTGCCAATGTAATTTGCACGCTTCCGGGTAGTTCGATCGAAAAGATTATTGTCGGCGCGCACTTTGATCATGCGGAGCGGGGCTCGGGCGCTGTCGACAACTGGAGCGGAGCATCGCTTCTGCCCTCGCTGTACCAGGCGCTCGCCGCGACTCCGCGGAAGCACAGATTCATCTTCGTTGGTTTCTGGGGAGAGGAACGCGGGCTGCTCGGATCTCAGCAGTACGTTCGCAAGCTAGGGAAAGAGGATCTTGCGAGCATCGATGCCATGGTGAACATGGATACGTTCGCTGCAGGGCCGACCGAATTTTGGGTCGGCCATTCCGATCCAATGCTGGAGAATGCGGCAGTCGCAGTGGCTTCTACGATGAAGCTGCCCATCGAAGGCCTCAAATTGGAACACGTGAGCACCGACTCCGAAACATTTCGAGGAAAGAAGATTCCAAGCATTGAATTTTGTGCGTTAACGCAAGCGACGCGGAATCTGCTGCACTCACCAGAGGACCAGGTTTCCCAAATCAACCAAGACGACTACTACAACGCTTATCACCTGCTGGCCGCCTATCTTGCTTACATAGATGACGTTGTGCCAAGCCGCACAGCGGAGACGAAATGAATTGGTCGCTCTCCCGCGCGACGACCTTCCTCTAACGTTTTGTTTACTGACCCAGCGCCGCAGAATGTCCCGCCGCGACCGAAAGATTCGGCCGCGCAGTCGAAGACGGTATCGCTCGGGCGATCACCAGCAGCGTTCCGGCGAATAGCAGAGTATCGAAGACGAAGTTGATGCCAGTAATGTATTGCGATACGTCCTTGGCCAGGAAAAGATCGGGACCGAAGAGAGCTATGGCAAGAAACGTCATCACCGCGCCCGCACTGGTGGTTGCGAGTCTGGCTCGGTTCTTGAACAGCATGGCGATTCCGAGGGCAGCCAGAATGATGCCGACGAGATAGGCGAACACATGCGGGGCAGGGACCCAGGCTGGTGTCGGACGGCTATCAGGCACGCCGGGCGAAAATTCCGGATGAACGAAATGATGCAGGCCAAAGACAATGACAGCGACTGCGCTCCAAAATCGGGCGATCGTTGCTAGCGTCCCCGCCCGTTGCGGCCAGCGCTCCCTCACCTCATATGCATACAGAGCAACCGCGCCAATCCCAAATGTGGAATCCCGAAGCGAGATCATCCAAAACAGGCGGTTTGTGGGCTGCAGGATTACTCCTCGAAGATGCAGCAGCACAACGAAGAGACCGAACATAATAGCCAGGCAGATCGCGGACCAGCGGATGTATTTTCTGGCGACAATACTCAGTGCGGCACTGACGTGGGCCGCGCCGACAAAATATGCGATGAAGACGCGGTCCGGCATCCATTTCGGGACGAGTCGCGCCAGGTCTTTGGCATCGGCAAAGTGCTCTCCTCCGAACGCCGCCAGCGATGCGGCCACAAATACCGGCCCGAGCGCAGCGAAAATCAATCCATCTTGCGAGGAACTGGACGCGAGATCGCGCCGGTAAGTCCAGAGTCCGGCGGCTAAGAAGCCGCCTCCCAGGACAGAGGGCCAGAACTCGAGTGGAGCAATCACATGCACCTCGAAGCTGCCGATTTTAGCTGTGTTGCGGCTCGGCAACGACAAAAAAGGATGAAAAAAGCAGAAAAGGGGACTGGGTCGAATAGCAAGAAAGGAGTGAGTGATGCCCCATCAATCCCAATATGGGATTGCGCCTTCTTTCGTCGTAGCCTTTCGCCGAAAGCAATGATGCCACCCTGGAATCAGCAACAAAGTTGATTCGCTGCCCTGTTTGAACAATTCCCTATCCGCGGAGCACAATCGTCATTGCGAGGTGCTTCGTGAATGCTCTTCCTTTGTCTTTCACATCCGCAGAACTCTGGCCTGAGCTGCATCTGGCCGATTGGGCGGATACGCGCGATACCTTACACATGTGGACGCAGATTGTCGGCCATGTGCGGATGGTGTTGTCGCCGCCTGTGAATCACTGGTGGCACATCACGCTTTATGTCACATCACGCGGGCTGACGACCTCGCCGATTCCGTACGCGGATCATACCTTTGAGATTCACTTTGATTTTCTCGATCATCGGCTGGTGATCGCGACCAGTCGTAACGAATGGCGCGCGTTAAAGCTGGAGCCGAAATCCGTCGCTGAGTTCTACAACGAATTCATGCGATTGCTCGGCGAATTGGCCATTCAGGTGAAGATCCACGGCAAGCCCGATGAAGTTGCTGAGCCGATTCCGTTTGCGGAAGACCGCACCCATCGCTCGTACGATCCGGAATATGCGCGTCGGCACTGGCAGGTGCTGGTTGCGATCGATTCGGTGCTGAAAGAGTTTCGAGGACGGTTCATCGGTAAGTGCAGTCCGGTGCATTTCTTCTGGGGCAGCTTCGACCTTTGCTGCACGCGTTTTTCCGGGAGGCGCGCACCGGAGCGTCCGGGCGCCGACGCCATGACACGCGAAGCGTACTCGCACGAGGTGATCAGCGCAGGCTTTTGGCCGGGCGGTGGCG encodes:
- a CDS encoding carboxypeptidase regulatory-like domain-containing protein is translated as MTLILGGLLIAQVAPTTRLSGEVMDSSGAYVPGAQVDLIMSGTQAVRHASTNGEGRFIFDLVPPGSYELNVSANGFATFHQSGIQLDVNVPADLKVKLTVRGAVQQVNVIENAPMIDAESGTLRQVVNERYIHEMPLEGRNAAALVFMAPGTVTGKGTDRAGYASTSDTIAVSVNGTYGNQVAYKLDGATHEDNITNLNAAFPNPDALAEFSVETNNFDARYGGSGGAVVNIVTKSGTNSLHGSLFEYLRNGALNATNYFASQKDALKRNQFGGSIGGPIIHDKLFYFGSYQGTTIASTSNANTAFVPTDAERRGDFSAIKKQLVDPFTKTPFAGNQVPVSSFASALFSKVPTSADPTGKLLYAVPTETRNHQGLAKLDYNAGKHQLSGSFFYVHYSDPGWNANNTLLNYKIGQLQTTKEFKVSDTWTLSSSLLNSVTFDGLNLDSIQTGTAPFSIFDFANINASKPAQQFLETGLSVTGFSGWGSGGSQPPGEWIRGNYEVSDVVTWVRGNHMMHMGATYDPYQKFDSKTGFQEDPVLKFDGSGSGNALVDLMTGYVSSFTQTAGKAKFTRGPQISTFFQDTWRVSQRLSLDLGLRWEPFLPYTDPVENQVGGFIPGFKSQRFPNAPVGLAFAGDPGFPDGGVFADTNNFAPRLGFSYAARQGQHPTTIRGGWGMFYIMPFMKLYNNFVQNAPFSPSVTLFGTNLFDPYTSAGVTNPFPPFAPVHADANSQFVLPQQYQYFNTHWGLGHTNAFNLTVEQQLASDLVFRAAYVGTQGRDLQYFQERNPAIYQTGATVSNTNARRSLAPTYASLMEMTNDGVSNYHSLQLTLEKRFSSRFSLISNYTYSKSLDNQSVDNQFTVSDPDPFDSHFNYGRSDFDTPHNLSIWGIYDLPTLNAAPWLVRAVAGGWETAGAFAWRSGTPFTVVSGQDRSFSGVNQDRADLVGDPILSGDRSRAATIAQYFNTAAFALNAIGTFGDSPRNLLRGPGFFNLDWSVQKSFGETRKTSIRADFFNVFNNVHLNAPGANVSSASTFGKITSAGDPRILQLALRYQF
- a CDS encoding metallophosphoesterase, with product MEKLKGFLLIGVLLACHFAHASGPQFFVNMSDPQMGMFAKNQDTLQEQANLSFVVASINRLRPAFVVVCGDLVNRTADAEQISQYKRIIGEVDSHIPVYNVAGNHDVGNQPTPETLAQYRKSFGRDYYTFDSGDVRGIVLDSNLIASPKNVPQESQQQEQWLVTELQRARREGVKHIFIFQHIPYFLERADEPDQYFNIPLTIRRHYLELFHQYGVEAIFAGHYHRNASGTDGNLEMITTGAVGVPMGGSQSGFRLVRIGSAVESNFYDLGAIPHTIDPAASLPPCVGCAR
- a CDS encoding acyl-CoA thioester hydrolase/BAAT C-terminal domain-containing protein codes for the protein MNRLLLACVICASFAAVAQSKSKDVDLTVSDGTHLKATFYPATANAKSAPAVMLLHMCNTDRTSWTPVAEQLAATGISALTIDNRGFGESGGPRFQDATPEVQREVRDKWPGDFDTAFNWLLSRPGVDKNRLGAGGGSCGVNNVVKLASRHGEIRSLVLLAGPVDPGALTYLQQNAWIPLFTSAAADDEYMSDAPQLMKWFAELNGNPRNKFVGFKDGRHGTEIFGPHPELPKQIVAFYVDTLEKKPANANAKFTPRPTAASQFWAAASEPGGAARAAQIFHETRKRDPNAFVFPEPMLNVLAYERLQAGGVHVAGFNLPTQKPASPSARDVAQAKSDALTLFKLNAEAYPESANAQDSLADAYVLNGQKAEALAAEQKCLELLPNDKSNDQFKAQLRQAAEEKIVKLKGSKGD
- the bla gene encoding subclass B3 metallo-beta-lactamase is translated as MSFPLLLAASLLAQADPTWTEPFPAFKIADNVYYVGSRGLASYLITTPKGHILINSNLVSSAPQIRESVEKLGFHFSDVKILLISHAHWDHDAGSADLKKLTGARYMVMDADVPVVESGGKTDFQYGNNASMLYPPAKVDRILHDGDQVTLGGVVLTAHLTPGHTKGCTTWTLKVNDGGKTYNVVIVGSPNVNPGYKLVNNAKYPTIAADYEKMFRVLNQLPCDIFLGAHGAYYNMEEKFAKLKTGGANPFIDPEGYKSFVSEKEEAFRSELAKQSAAH
- a CDS encoding amidohydrolase family protein, which gives rise to MMPRKSALCCALFVGALAGRIWAQNTTTNTPPIIDVHVHAMDESFPGGPMCPNESKFLASDPATKEGPIGWSQEECTPKLYPAAKGEYIKDVVAEMERLNVTAVVFGDPKSVQKWKDAAPGRVIPGTSFSDPMAPSKRIALPELRKDFTQDGFKVMGEIGLQYEGLSPSDLSVDQYFALAEELDVPVAIHMGTGGSGRANITSPKFRGSMGNPLLLEDLLARHPKLRVQVMHAGYPMIDNMLTLLQANSHVYVDVAGLIWSYPLKEVNRYIQRLVEAGFEDRVMYGTDQLQWPKLMAYSISIIQNADYLSPEQKRDILYNNAVRFLRLDVKPK
- a CDS encoding M28 family peptidase; the encoded protein is MKRSCSVMLALLLLFGAKSVIAAIRFELLDRNTVLTRLRSCPKNDVDRQAQLAAYFAEVGCTGPALTLDAARHSKFANVICTLPGSSIEKIIVGAHFDHAERGSGAVDNWSGASLLPSLYQALAATPRKHRFIFVGFWGEERGLLGSQQYVRKLGKEDLASIDAMVNMDTFAAGPTEFWVGHSDPMLENAAVAVASTMKLPIEGLKLEHVSTDSETFRGKKIPSIEFCALTQATRNLLHSPEDQVSQINQDDYYNAYHLLAAYLAYIDDVVPSRTAETK
- a CDS encoding DUF5996 family protein, which codes for MSFTSAELWPELHLADWADTRDTLHMWTQIVGHVRMVLSPPVNHWWHITLYVTSRGLTTSPIPYADHTFEIHFDFLDHRLVIATSRNEWRALKLEPKSVAEFYNEFMRLLGELAIQVKIHGKPDEVAEPIPFAEDRTHRSYDPEYARRHWQVLVAIDSVLKEFRGRFIGKCSPVHFFWGSFDLCCTRFSGRRAPERPGADAMTREAYSHEVISAGFWPGGGAVNDAAFYAYAVPEPQGFRTARVLPASASYNQTLGEYILMYEDVRQAPDPKRALLDFLQSTYDAGATLGRWDRSALERQA